In Acanthochromis polyacanthus isolate Apoly-LR-REF ecotype Palm Island chromosome 18, KAUST_Apoly_ChrSc, whole genome shotgun sequence, the following proteins share a genomic window:
- the stard7 gene encoding stAR-related lipid transfer protein 7, mitochondrial, with amino-acid sequence MFHSVPRRPICEMGVNTVRLQSSRSFRRAVEEGRGRLEKVPWLDRSVGLLLSWLQRAGVGASEAAGSGQKRKGLLSIFADHCGFVTGQRLRRACQIGELYSNLYSERTRWTLVGNIWRRFQNKHAPSGKLVAALVGVFMWDNEKIQDEEMRRCGLELEALESVKRLSSSSGTVAQQPEGGWEVVMEKKDFRVWKRPIPNSHLYEYRVLGSYNDVTPRQFFNVQLDTEYRKKWDSLVIKLEVVDRDANTGSEVVHWATHFPYPMYSRDYVYVRRYDVDVDNNLMILVSRAVQHPRVPETQEFVRVSSYRSKMVIRPHRSFDENGFDYLLTYSDDPQTVFPRYCVSWMVSSGMPDFLDKLHTAALRAKNLEVGIHDYAGIIKSSDTNRQSNQERLTGENTHSGGSGQIYA; translated from the exons ATGTTTCACTCCGTGCCCCGTCGGCCGATCTGCGAGATGGGAGTGAACACAGTGAGGCTCCAGAGCAGCAGGTCGTTTAGACGAGCCGTGGAGGAGGGCAGAGGGAGGCTGGAGAAGGTCCCCTGGCTGGACCGGAGCGTGGGCCTGCTGCTGTCCTGGCTTCAGAGGGCAGGTGTGGGTGCCAGCGAGGCCGCGGGTTCTGGCCAAAAAAGAAAGGGCTTGCTGTCCATATTTGCGGACCACTGTGGCTTTGTGACCGGTCAGAGGCTCCGACGTGCCTGCCAGATCGGCGAACTTTACTCAAACCTGTACTCCGAGCGAACCAGGTGGACCCTGGTTGGCAACATATGGCGGAGGTTTCAGAACAAGCATGCCCCCAGTGGGAAGCTTGTGGCGGCGCTGGTTGGTGTCTTCATGTGGGACAACGAGAAGATTCAAGATGAGGAGATGCGCAG GTGTGGACTTGAGCTGGAGGCTCTGGAGTCGGTCAAACGTCTAAGTTCATCTTCAGGAACTGTAGCGCAACAACCAGAAGGTGGCTGGGAAGTTGTGATGGAGAAAAAAGACTTCAGAGTGTGGAAGCGACCTATTCCGAACAGTCACCTTTACGAGTACAGAG TATTGGGCTCCTACAATGATGTCACACCAAGACAATTCTTCAATGTACAG TTGGACACAGAGTACCGGAAGAAGTGGGATTCTCTAGTTATCAAGCTTGAAGTGGTGGACAGAGATGCCAATACAGGCTCTGAAGTTGTGCATTGGGCTACACACTTTCCT taccccatgtattcgagGGACTATGTGTACGTGCGTCGCTATGATGTTGACGTCGACAATAACTTGATGATCTTGGTGTCCAG AGCCGTGCAGCATCCTCGAGTCCCAGAAACCCAGGAATTTGTGAGGGTTAGTTCATATCGATCAAAGATGGTCATCCGCCCTCACAGGTCCTTTGACGAG AATGGATTTGATTACCTGCTGACCTACAGTGATGACCCCCAGACTGTCTTTCCCCGATACTGTGTGAGCTGGATGGTGTCAAGTG GTATGCCAGATTTTCTGGACAAGCTGCACACTGCTGCTCTGCGGGCCAAGAACCTGGAAGTGGGGATTCACGACTACGCAGGCATCATCAAATCCAGTGACACCAACCGGCAGTCGAACCAGGAGCGCCTCActggagaaaacacacattcaggtggttctgggcagatctatGCCTGA
- the drg1 gene encoding developmentally-regulated GTP-binding protein 1 yields MSILAKIAEIENEMARTQRNKATAHHLGLLKARLAKLRRELITPKGGSGGGTGEGFDVAKTGDARIGFVGFPSVGKSTLLSNLAGVYSEVAAYEFTTLTTVPGVIRYKGAKIQLLDLPGIIEGAKDGKGRGRQVIAVARTCNLILIVLDVLKPLGHKKLIEHELEGFGIRLNKQPPNIGFKKKDKGGINFTATCAQSELDAETVKSILAEYKIHNADITLRSDSTADDLIDVVEGNRVYIPCIYVLNKIDQISIEELDIIYKVPHCVPISAHHRWNFDDLLERMWDYLKLVRIYTKPKGQLPDYTSPVVLPDQRTSVEDFCLKIHKNLIKEFKYALVWGSSVKHNPQKVGKDHVLEDEDVIQLVKK; encoded by the exons ATGAGCATACTCGCGAAAATAGCGGAGATTGAAAATGAg ATGGCCAGGACGCAGAGGAACAAGGCCACAGCTCACCACTTGGGTCTGCTCAAAGCTCGTCTTGCCAAGCTGAGGAGGGAGCTCATCACACCGAAGGGAGGCAGTGGTGGTGGAACGGGAGAAG GTTTTGATGTTGCAAAGACCGGTGATGCTCGCATCGGCTTCGTCGGTTTTCCTTCAGTAGGAAAGTCTACGCTGCTCAGTAACCTTGCGGGTGTGTACTCTGAGGTAGCCGCCTACGAATTCACCACTCTTACAACAGTACCTGGAGTCATTCGGTATAAAGGTGCCAAAATTCAG CTCCTGGATCTGCCAGGAATCATCGAGGGAGCCAAGGATGGCAAAGGCAGAGGCAGACAGGTCATCGCAG TGGCTCGAACCTGCAATCTGATCCTGATTGTGCTCGATGTGTTGAAGCCTCTTGGTCATAAGAAGCTAATAGAGCACGAGCTGGAGGGCTTTGGCATCCGACTCAACAAGCAACCACCCAACATCGGCTTTAAGAAGAAGGACAAAGGAGGCATCAACTTTACTGCCACG tGTGCACAAAGCGAGCTGGACGCTGAAACAGTGAAGAGCATCCTGGCCGAGTACAAGATCCACAACGCCGACATCACTCTGCGCAGCGACTCCACAGCTGATGACCTCATTGATGTGGTGGAGGGAAATCG AGTCTACATCCCATGCATTTATGTGCTCAACAAAATCGACCAGATCTCCATCGAGGAGCTTGACATCATCTACAAAGTTCCTCACTGCGTTCCCATCTCAGCCCACCACCGCTGGAACTTTGACGACTTGCTGGAGAGGATGTGGGACTACCTAAAGCTTGTGCGCAT CTACACCAAACCTAAAGGCCAGCTTCCCGATTACACGTCTCCTGTCGTACTTCCCGACCAGCGGACCTCAGTGGAGGATTTCTGCTTAAAGATCCACAAAAACCTCATCAAAGAATTCAAGTA CGCACTCGTGTGGGGCTCATCTGTGAAGCACAACCCTCAAAAGGTGGGCAAGGACCATGTGTTGGAGGATGAAGATGTTATCCAGCtggtgaaaaagtaa